In Candidatus Bathyarchaeota archaeon A05DMB-5, the genomic window ACCCAGTTGTAATGTCAGCCACTCTGGCTTTTGCTGAAGAGTTTATGCGTTATGTGCGATTGGACTCTGAAGCCCATGAAGTGCTGCAACAACTTAGCGAAAAATACAAGCTCGGGTTGGTTTCGAACTTTGCTATTCCAGAGTGTGGTCGGATGCTCTTAGAAAAATTTGGCTTGAGAAAAATTTTCAATGCCGTCGTCATTAGTGGTGAGATTAACCGACGGAAGCCTAGCCCCGAGATTTTCAAAAGAGCACTTGAAGCTTTGAATGTTGAAGCGTCGAAAACGGTTTTTGTTGGTGATACGTTGGATTTGGATGTTATGGGTCCTCAAAGTGTCGGAATGAGAACCGTTTTCATCAAAAGAAGGTCTATGGAAGAAAGCACGGATATCAAACCAGACAGGGTTATTACTCGTTTAGGCGAGTTGCCACATGTCCTAGAAGATTGTTAACAACAAGATAATAATGTATATTAGGGTGTAAAGAAACATTTATATTGGCTGAGACGCCTTCAAATTCATTTTGGCGAATGATAGCTAGCCCCGCAATTACACGGCGGCGGCTCAACCCCAACTACAAAGGCGTTTAAACGCCCTATAGGATGAGGATGGTTGGCCTCCAGTTGCGGGGACAAACATGTGGACCTGACACGCTTACATTTGTTAGGTCTGAATTGGGCTTTGGCGTTTAGTGGTTATTTCCCTCCAAATCCAGTCGGCTTTGCCGGCTGTACCACAATTAGCGTCTGGCTTGTGGTCAGCATGGAGCGTAACTCCGGTTGATCCTGCCGGACCCCACTGCTATGGGGATGGGATTAAGACATGCTAGTCGTGCGTCTCCAAACCACGGTGGAGGCGCGGCACACAGCTCAGTAACACGTGGCTAACCTGCCCTTGGGACGGGGACACCCCCGGGAAACTGGGGCTAATTTCCGATAGGTGAAGAATCCTGGAATGGATCTTCGCTCAAAAGACGCTTAGATCATGCTTCTAGGCGTTGCCCAAGGATGGGGCCGCGGCCGATCAGGTTGTTGGTGAGGTAACGGCTCACCAAGCCTTTAACCGGTTCGGGCCGTGGGAGCGGTAGCCCGGAGATGGGTACTGAGACAAGAACCCAGGCCCTACGGGGCGCAGCAGTTACGAAAATTTCGCAATACGCGAAAGCGTGACGGAGCTATCCCGAGTGCCGTCCGCTGAGGATGGCTTTTCCCTAGTGTAGATAGCTGGGGGAATAAGGAGAGGGCAAGTCTGGTGTCAGCCGCCGCGGTAATACCAGCTCTCCGAGTGGTGGGGACGTTTATTGGGCCTGAAGCATCCGTAGCTGGCTGAGCAAGTTTTCCGTTAAATCCAGCGATTTAATCGTTGATCTGCGGGGGATACTGTTCGGCTAGGGGGCGGGAGAGGCTGACGGTATTCTCGGGGTAGGGGTGAAATCCTATAATCCCGGGAAGACCACCAGTGGCGAAGGCTGTCGGCTAGAACGCGCCCGACGGTGAGGGATGAAAGCTGGGGGAGCGAACCGGATTAGATACCCGGGTAGTCCCAGCTGTAAACGATGCAGGCTAGGTGTTAGGGCGGCCACGTGCCGCTCTAGTGCCGCAGGGAAGCTGTTAAGCCTGCCGCCTGGGGAGTACGGCCGCAAGGCTGAAACTTAAAGGAATTGGCGGGGGAGCACCACAAGGGGTGAAGCTTGCGGTTTAATTGGAGTCAACGCCGGAAATCTCACCGGGAGCGACAGCAGGGTGAAGGCCAGATTAAAGGTCTTGCCAGACAAGCTGAGAGGAGGTGCATGGCCGTCGCCAGTTCGTGCCGTGAGGTGTCCTGTTAAGTCAGGCAACGATCGAGACCCGCATCTCCTGTTGCAACCAGCCTTGAGCTGGGCACACTGGGGAGACTGCCGCCGATAAGGCGGAGGAAGGAGCGGGCCACGGCAGGTCAGTATGCCCCGAATCCCCCGGGCCACACGCGAGCTGCAATGGCAGGTACAATGGGTTCCAACCCCGAAAGGGGGAGGCAATCCTTAAAGCCTGCCGTAGTTGGGATCGAGGGCTGTAACCCGCCCTCGTGAACATGGAATCCCTAGTAATCGCGTGTCACTATCGCGCGGTGAATACGTCCCTGCTCCTTGCACACACCGCCCGTCGTTCCACCCGAGCGACTCTTGGGTGAGGCGTGGTCCTTCGTGGCTGCGTCGAATCCAAGTTTCGTGAGGGGGGAAAAGTCGTAACAAGGTGGCCGTAGGGGAACCTGCGGCCGGATCACCTCCTATGTAAGTGTTTGCCTTTGCAAGGCTGGCTGGAGGAGAAAGGTGAGGAGTGCCATGGTGGGGGCGTCAAAGCCCATTTGTTAGTTAGTGTGTTTGTGTGCGCGGAAAGTTATAGCCCCCCTTATATATAGGTTGAAACGGTGGTTAGAACTTGCTTTGGGAGAGTTTTTGGACGAATTGTTTGTTTTTTGGGCTCTTAATCCTCATTACGAAAAAATGTTCCTTCATAAATGGTGTTGTTAAATTGGATAATCCTCCAAAGATTTTACTTGTTCCTTCCTCTCTAAATTTTCACATTTCAGAGAGTACTGAAGGAAATAATCCCTTCGATTAAGGTTTTTAGTTAACTGATATCATTAAAACCGATAAATTATGTTAGCTTTTCGTTAATCAAGGTCGTGTGTTGTGGATATTTTTCTTTTAAGAATGATTTAAGGCGATTTTTATCTTGAATTAGTTGTCTAAACTGTTCTGTGGTGATATGGAGTTGTCTCGTGCATTTGTCTCTTACCGTTGATTCATGGACGCTATGCTGTTTGGCTATGTCTTTGAAAGCTTTGTTGAGTTGTTCTCCTTTAAAGACTAAATCAGCGACTTCAAGAACCTGTAGTAGCTTTTGTGGGACTTCCTTAGATGATATTATTTCCTGAATTTTTGGTCTTATCTCGATTCTTTCTTCAAAAAGCGGTTGGAACTCATGTATGTGAACTTCGATGCTTATGTTTTCTCTAGTGTATGTTTTGAATTCTATTATTGTGGTTGGAAAGGGTAGCTTTTTACAGATGTAGTCGAGTTCTGGGGTTTTCTGGTCGATTATTATTACTATGGTTGGCTGAATGTCTATTAATTCGGTTAACGTTTTGTGTAGGTCCTCGATGTTTTGCTGTTTCATTATGGCTGTTTTAAAAAGGTCTTCTCGAATCGCATTATACAAAGTGTTTACGATTTTCCTTCGAGTTCCTGTCTCTTCATAGGCTATGCTGAATTTTGTTATCTGGGGGATTATGTGTTCAGGAAGGGGATGTTTAGCTAATTCGACTTCAAGGATGAACCATCTGTTTTTGTCTATGGTTAAAATTATACCGTCGGTCCTTGCTTCTATTCCAATTTGTGTTTTCATGGTTTGAGGGTCAAAATATAGAGCATTCGTGCCAAAAATTTCTTTTATATGTTCGATTATCATTTGCGTAAGTTCTTCTTCTGATAAGTATTCGTAGGGTAGGTATTTGACGCCGTCCTTCAAGAGCAACATTTGTTTTTCACATTCTCCTTTTTATTCTTCCATTAGGGTTTTAAATTATTCGATTTCTTTAGCTATGGCAGAGTGAAGATAGTTCCAATAATTGATTGGTTTGTTCGGTTTTTTATGAGCCTTCAAACCATTTAGTTATGGTAGCGGTTTTTTCGAGTTTTTCTTCTTTTTCTGTTGCATTTTTTGTCTTTTTGGATGGTTTTCGTGAGGTTTCTAGGATTTTGTGCATGGTTTCGAGTTCTTTTGCTACTGCGTCGTAGATTTCGTCTAGACGTGGTTTCCAGTTTTCGATTCCAAGCATTTCGAGAGCTAACTCGTCTATTTCTCTTTGAATAGGGTCATGCTCCTTAATACGCACAAAAAGAGACTTAACATCAACTTTACTAACATTTTTAAAGACTTTTTGTGCTTTGTTTGCGATTTTATTCAATCTTTCAGATGTTGGGGTATGAATATGATTCCATACTTGTCTCCCATGAAATGTAACCCATGCGCCTTCTGTTTCCGCCATAAGAGAAATGAGCTGCAAAAAAGTAATTGTGCTATTAAGATAAAGAATTAACGGAACAGTCATTTTATGGTCGGCTATGTTCATGTTAAGTAATGCCGACGTAGTTCCCAACATTCTTTTGTTCGAGAAAAAGGCGGTCCAAAAGAAATCTGGCGATGTTAACCTAACTTTTCTAACAAGCAGAATGTTACCAGAAAGGTGGTCATATGCAGATGATATGTCCTTTGTTGCTTTAATCGCATCATTCAATGGAAGAAGACTAGCCATTTTCAGAGTTTCGTGAGGAATTAATTCTGCATCAATTATTGCAATTTCTTCTTCATCTGTTATGTCCAGATGTCGGACTTTACTGTATGTTCTCAATGAAGACACTGTAGAAGACATTGGAATTTTGAACGACGCTTTCGTCCTTCTAACTCTTATAGAAGCCTTTTTGTTGTCCATGCTTTCGATAAAGAAGATAGTGTTTGGACTTCTTGCGCCATATCTGCTTACAAAAAGTTTACGGGCAAATGGTTCAATCCCTTTTGTGGTGAATTGCCCCGGATTGTAGACCTTTACCTCAATTTTCTTTTCGTTTATTAAATCTCCTATTGTCGGATTATCTTTCAATTCATCAAGTAATTCTATGACGAGAGTGTATGCTTTTGGCGTATTAAATCCTACAAGTGGTTTCAAATTGCCGATATGCCGATTAACAAAGTCTTTTACATTAGCTATTTTGAGTAAGCTTATTTCTTCTGAATTTAATTTTTTATCTGAAGAAGTCTTAAATTCCATTACTCTGAGGGCTATTTTATCGATTTTTCCTCGCAAGTCATCCAATTTTTTCTTTACGACTAATAAAATGAGGTTTTCATTCCTTGCGCTTTTTTGCAGCACAATCAAGTAATCACGGTAATGCGCTGATTCGCTAAAAGCGACTTCTACTGCACTTCTTGCGATGTATTTAATAGCATATCCATTCTCAAAAAGGTACTTTCTGACACTCTTAGCCGATTTACCAACGAAGAATTCCTCAGGTATAACCACTGCTAATATTCCGTTTTCAGCAAGAAGTTTTTCCGATGTAGGTAAAAAGTATGCCCAGTATCCTGTTTTTCCTTTAACTTCTGGTACAAGCCTTTCCAAATCTTCCTTTTTGGCTGGTATCCGCTCTCTCCTTGTAAACGGCGGATTCATTATTACTACATCAAAATCTTTCGGTATCCGCTCCTCCCTCATAATCTTTAACCATTTTGTAATTGACTGCTCGGCAATCTTTGGTGGGTCATTATCACCTTCATTTTCTCGCGCTGACTCAACCATAGTTTTTATTCCGTCTTGACTTACAACATGAGGCTTTAAAGGCACTTCAATATTCTGTGCTGTAAGATTCATCGAAGTCATGTGCGAAGCAAAATGCATAACATCAATACCATAAATATCCCCAATAAACTTCTCATGCAACTTTTCTCGACTCATCGGCGGAGCCAACTGTGCTTTCCGCTGGTAAGCCTCAACCAAAAGCGTCCCAGAACCACAAGCAGGGTCCAACACCTTCGCATCCCACTTATCAATCGCAAGAGCCGCCAACAACCTCGCAGCTTCTGGCTTCGTATAAAAAGCGCCCAGATTCTTTCTTGTCTCAGGCGGAATAGTTTCATGATAAAGCCTTCCAAAAAGGTCTTCCTTAATGTGTTGCGGTCGCAACGCCTTCAGCGTGGAAACAACCCTCGCTATAGACCAAACAATTCTCAAATCACCACGCAAAACAGGAAACAAATCAAAACCCAAAATATGCGGATAGACCTCTCGTCCTTTCTTAAGAGTATGTTCGAGAACATCCAGAAAATCCTTCGGCGGATTCATCGGGTCTACATCAGGCAATCTATTATATCCAAGCCTTTCAGATATTATGTGATAAAACAGAAGCTGATTCACCAAAATGTAAGATGTTATATCCGCAATGTATAACCGCGCCTCATTCTCTTTCACGCCAGAAAAGTCCTCTAGCAAACTTTTGTAAATGTCAAACCGTCCAACAACAGCCATCGCACTATCAAGAACGGGTTTCTGTGAAAGACTCTGGCGCAGATACCCTGCAATCTCCCGAATCGAGTCTCTAGCAACATCAACTACCAAATCATAGCTAACCCTAGTCTTCTTAGTTTCCACCCAATCCCTAAAAGAAGTCGTAAAAGCTTCAGCCAAACTCTCTAATGTTAAGTCCTTCCTCTCTGCAAGCCAATCCGTCAAAACTAAAGCACACACAGGTAAACGCGCATAGTTTCTTTCTAACTCACTCGGCAATATTTCACGAATATAACTTGGGAAAAGCAAAGCAACAGCATTCCGCGTTCCTAACTTTCGAGCCTTCTGGTCAGCATCAATAATAGCTTTAGTTAGCTGAATCTCAGAATCAATCTTCACTTCAGAAATAACCCTAGTACCATCTCCTTCAATAATCAAATCAGGAAACTGCTCACCAACACTCGTTTCAGAAAAACAACGCCAACCGTACTTATCAAAGACTTTCTCAATATACTCGTAAAGTGTGCGTTCTGTAATCCTAGCAGACAATATACATCACGTAATAGATTAGAAATCTGAAAAGATAAAAATATTCATTGCGTTCATCAATCAGCAAGTCCCGCAGTGTCATTTCTGTAGGTTTACCCAAACTCATCCAGCATCAACCATGCCCTACCGTTATATCATAAATTAAACATATATTAGAATTTACTCAAACACCAACCCTAACACAAAACCAAAAGCTCCAACGGCTTCAATTCTCCAGTCACTGTGTCCACTTGCAAACCAAGCTCCTCAAGCGTCGTAACCCCCAACACTTCAGCATCAGAACCCTCACCAAAAACCACAACCGAATAAGTCGTATGACCGTTAATCTCCACTTCCACCGCGCCAACATCACGCTCAATAACCAGCCCATCAGCAGTCTTAAACCGCCTCTTATCCCCAGCCTCAACACCAAGCCTCTCCAACCGCTCCCGCCTCAAAATAGTATAAATGGCACCAGCATCCACCAACAAATCCGCCTCAGCTTCAAGCTCAGGCTTATGAACATTACGAACTTTAACCTTCACTTCCACGTAACCCACGATTCCTCACACTACTATAATAAATACACATCACCGTCAAAAATCATTCCACCAAAATTCTACCCTTACCATAAGGAATAAACTCTCTAATCGCTTCAACAGACGCTTCTGCAACCATTTCCCGATACTCCTTCGACAACTTCAAAGCCAAACTCCTCAAAACCCGCCTAAACAACTCTTTACCCGCCATGTCGCCGGGCACAACAACAACATAAACATCACTCTTCGCTTTAACAGCGTCAACTGGACCACCACCAACGCGAACCAACCCTTCATCCTCATTCACAGCAACACCAATGCCAACCCTAAGCGGAACATTACGCATCCAATTTCTCTCACCATGAACAGCAAAACCCCCACGAGGCACACTCTCACCCGAAGACCCACCCTTACTCAACTGCGAAGGCTTAATCCAATAAACATCAACTGTGCCGAAGCCTTCACGCCAACCACGCGAGAAAGCAGCAGCAAACTCTCCAGCCTCCCGCAAAGTCTGCCCACTCGGCTCCTTTCCTTCAGTCTTAACAACAACAAACGGCGCACCAACAACATCCGCATGAAAAACCACATCATCCACACTCGTATACTTCTTAATCAAAACCTCATTACTCACCGCATCTTTACCCGCAACAACCAAAAAACCATCAGAAGAAACAAACCACCTAAACTTCTCAAACCACTCCCTATGCTTAACCCTACGCTTAGCCATACCCTCCAAAACCTCAGCCGGCTTCACACTTTCCAACATTTCAGCCTCCCTAATTTTAGCCTCAGCCTCCACCAGCTTCTTGCGTGTCTCCTCCAAAGCCGCTTTGGCTCCTTCCAACTTCTGCCTAGCACGCTTACTCCTCTCAAAAAACCTCGCAGCATTCCCAAACACGCTACTCCGCAAATCCAAATCAAACCGTAAACCATCCACACAAACCCACAACACCATATTCTTAGCGTCAAAAGACTCAAAAAACAACCAAGGACTAACCCCCGAACGCTTCTCAGCCAAAGCCTGCGCAACAACCTCATCCCACTCTTTTCCACCCTTTTTTGCAGCCAAAAACCAATCCATTAAACCCTGAAGCTCACCACTATGCGCATAGATTAAATCACCAACACGCCTATCCCTCTCAGCCTTACCCTCACCCTCAACAATCATCTCCTCCTGACCAACAATAATCCGCTTAAGCCTCTCAGCCTCACGACGCAAAACATCCACATCAACACCAGCCACAGCCTTCTCCACCGCCGCAACTCTAACATAAAACTCATCCAAAGCCTCATTAAAACTCCCATAAGACTCAAACCTAAAACCTTCATAACGCCTAAGCTTAACAGGCACAACATCCACCAACCCGCCATCCTCATCCAAAACAACAGAAGGCTCAAGTTTACCATCCAAAACCTGAGAAAGCATTCCCCGCAACACATCAAAAATCAAACCAGCTTCAAAGTCACCGAGAACATTACACGGCTTAGTCTTGTCCACTCCCGCTCTAAGCAAAACTTCTTCCGCATAAAGCCCACCAATACCTAAAAGACGAGTGATTGCCCTAACAACCTCAACATCACCAAACTTCCCAAGCGCATCTTTAAATTCGGCTTTACCCACTCCTAACGGGTTTTTTCCACCAGAAGGCGCAAAACGAAAAACCCCACCCCGAACAACATCACGGTCTCGCATACGCTTATAACTCAAAGCATGCAAAATCACGCCGTTCTCATCCACCAAAACAACGTTACCCTCACCAAAAACCTCCAAAACAAGCCGCAACCCACCAGCCTTAGCTTTAAACGAAAAAACCACAACCCTCTCAAACTCATGCTGCTCAACACTTACAAGCCAACTGTTCCGCAAATACTTCCTCAAAGCCATACAAAACGCAGGCGGCATCACAGGCTTCTCCAAAACATAAGAAGTCAAATGCAAACGTTTACCGGCCTCCAAAACCAGCCGAAACGCAGGCTTATCAGGCTTATGCAATTTAAGAAGCAAAGTTTTCTCGTCCAACTGGTAAACATTGTTAACACGAGAATCCAAAATAGCCTCTCTTAACTCGCGAACCACCGCTGCCACATCAAAACTTGTAAACTCCCGCTTCACCAACAACACGGCACCACTCCAGAAATCTAACACCACTAAACTATAAATAGGCAACTTTAAATCATAATCCAAAATATAAAATGCAAAGACGCTGAGAAACAATGAAACCCCTAACAAAAATTTACTGGTCAAGATTCACACTTGGCATCATAGCCGCTTTGATCTGCATAGGCTACGGCTTCGCCACAGGATTCATTTACACAAACCTCGTCCTCAACCACTCCGTGGAAGACGGAGACACAACGCCACAATACTGGTCTTCCTCAAACCAAACACTCACAGAATGGAGCACAAACTACCCACGAACAGGAACAAAGAGTTTAAGAATAAACGTTGCCAACTCAAGCGCCGAATGGATTGGCACAGTCAAAGAAGTCCAAGAAAAATACACGTACCATTTATTGGGGTTCTTCAAAGGAGAAGTTGTTTCAGACGAATTTTTCTTGGCAATCAGATGGTTCTCTGACATGGAAGGACACAACTTACTAGCGCAAGACAAAATTCCAATACCAGTCGGCAATCAGTCACGTTGGACACTAATTGAAAAAGAGTTTCCCGCACCGCAGGGAACAAAAAGCTGCACAATAGTATTCGGCGCAACAAACGCCACCGGAGACCTGTACGGAGACGATTTCGAAATCAAACAGCCAGAAACATTACCACAAAGCCTCGGAATATCTTCAAAACTCTTGACAGGCATAGCCTTGGCAATAGTCGTTTACATATTGTCCTATTACGTTATAAAAATGAAGTTCATGCATGTGGTTGAGAAACCGCGAAAACTTTTCATGACAGGAATAGGAATATACTTTCTAACATGGCTGGTTTCTTGGATTCTATTCTACACGTTAATAAGCACTTTACTTTAGTCTAAGCTTTTCCACCGAGAAACTTCTCCATAGTTACTTGACTCTTTTCAACGCTTAAGGCTTCAGACTTCGCTTTTGGATTGTTTGCAATGTCAATTCTGCTGAGCACGCGCATGCAGTCAGCCCAAGCGGAGAAGAAGCCCCTGTCAAAATCTCCGTGAAGCCCACTTTTCACGTGACCTAGAAACTCTCGCCGATAACTTTGCAGCGCTTGCACGTCGTTGAGGTCTAATTTTGAAAAGAAAGCGTACGAGTCATTGTTGTTTGCTCGTCTTGCAAGCAGCATTCCATACAAGGCTCTGAAGTAGCCGCGGTTCCATTCTGTTTTGTGTATTTTATGTTTGAGCCTTTCCAATTCGCGTTCTGCTTCTGAAAATTGTCTATTAACTAAGAGTTGGAAGTAACGTGTGACTAAGGCTGAGGGAATAGGCATTTTTAGCGCCCGCGAGATTTT contains:
- a CDS encoding N-6 DNA methylase, which produces MSARITERTLYEYIEKVFDKYGWRCFSETSVGEQFPDLIIEGDGTRVISEVKIDSEIQLTKAIIDADQKARKLGTRNAVALLFPSYIREILPSELERNYARLPVCALVLTDWLAERKDLTLESLAEAFTTSFRDWVETKKTRVSYDLVVDVARDSIREIAGYLRQSLSQKPVLDSAMAVVGRFDIYKSLLEDFSGVKENEARLYIADITSYILVNQLLFYHIISERLGYNRLPDVDPMNPPKDFLDVLEHTLKKGREVYPHILGFDLFPVLRGDLRIVWSIARVVSTLKALRPQHIKEDLFGRLYHETIPPETRKNLGAFYTKPEAARLLAALAIDKWDAKVLDPACGSGTLLVEAYQRKAQLAPPMSREKLHEKFIGDIYGIDVMHFASHMTSMNLTAQNIEVPLKPHVVSQDGIKTMVESARENEGDNDPPKIAEQSITKWLKIMREERIPKDFDVVIMNPPFTRRERIPAKKEDLERLVPEVKGKTGYWAYFLPTSEKLLAENGILAVVIPEEFFVGKSAKSVRKYLFENGYAIKYIARSAVEVAFSESAHYRDYLIVLQKSARNENLILLVVKKKLDDLRGKIDKIALRVMEFKTSSDKKLNSEEISLLKIANVKDFVNRHIGNLKPLVGFNTPKAYTLVIELLDELKDNPTIGDLINEKKIEVKVYNPGQFTTKGIEPFARKLFVSRYGARSPNTIFFIESMDNKKASIRVRRTKASFKIPMSSTVSSLRTYSKVRHLDITDEEEIAIIDAELIPHETLKMASLLPLNDAIKATKDISSAYDHLSGNILLVRKVRLTSPDFFWTAFFSNKRMLGTTSALLNMNIADHKMTVPLILYLNSTITFLQLISLMAETEGAWVTFHGRQVWNHIHTPTSERLNKIANKAQKVFKNVSKVDVKSLFVRIKEHDPIQREIDELALEMLGIENWKPRLDEIYDAVAKELETMHKILETSRKPSKKTKNATEKEEKLEKTATITKWFEGS
- a CDS encoding fibronectin-binding domain-containing protein → MVKREFTSFDVAAVVRELREAILDSRVNNVYQLDEKTLLLKLHKPDKPAFRLVLEAGKRLHLTSYVLEKPVMPPAFCMALRKYLRNSWLVSVEQHEFERVVVFSFKAKAGGLRLVLEVFGEGNVVLVDENGVILHALSYKRMRDRDVVRGGVFRFAPSGGKNPLGVGKAEFKDALGKFGDVEVVRAITRLLGIGGLYAEEVLLRAGVDKTKPCNVLGDFEAGLIFDVLRGMLSQVLDGKLEPSVVLDEDGGLVDVVPVKLRRYEGFRFESYGSFNEALDEFYVRVAAVEKAVAGVDVDVLRREAERLKRIIVGQEEMIVEGEGKAERDRRVGDLIYAHSGELQGLMDWFLAAKKGGKEWDEVVAQALAEKRSGVSPWLFFESFDAKNMVLWVCVDGLRFDLDLRSSVFGNAARFFERSKRARQKLEGAKAALEETRKKLVEAEAKIREAEMLESVKPAEVLEGMAKRRVKHREWFEKFRWFVSSDGFLVVAGKDAVSNEVLIKKYTSVDDVVFHADVVGAPFVVVKTEGKEPSGQTLREAGEFAAAFSRGWREGFGTVDVYWIKPSQLSKGGSSGESVPRGGFAVHGERNWMRNVPLRVGIGVAVNEDEGLVRVGGGPVDAVKAKSDVYVVVVPGDMAGKELFRRVLRSLALKLSKEYREMVAEASVEAIREFIPYGKGRILVE
- a CDS encoding HAD family hydrolase; this encodes MQVEAVLFDLFDTLILIGEYEIYYPHCLRRLHESLVENGVTVPFEDFSRVYFEVRDKFYSESRKSLEEPHFNVRVAQTLQRLGYKLDDSDPVVMSATLAFAEEFMRYVRLDSEAHEVLQQLSEKYKLGLVSNFAIPECGRMLLEKFGLRKIFNAVVISGEINRRKPSPEIFKRALEALNVEASKTVFVGDTLDLDVMGPQSVGMRTVFIKRRSMEESTDIKPDRVITRLGELPHVLEDC
- a CDS encoding Retroviral aspartyl protease codes for the protein MKVKVRNVHKPELEAEADLLVDAGAIYTILRRERLERLGVEAGDKRRFKTADGLVIERDVGAVEVEINGHTTYSVVVFGEGSDAEVLGVTTLEELGLQVDTVTGELKPLELLVLC